The following proteins are encoded in a genomic region of Nakaseomyces glabratus chromosome J, complete sequence:
- the TFC1 gene encoding transcription factor TFIIIC subunit TFC1 (CAGL0J09878g~Ortholog(s) have DNA binding, bending, RNA polymerase III type 1 promoter sequence-specific DNA binding and RNA polymerase III type 2 promoter sequence-specific DNA binding, more): MESNDTPAMEDVSQAVSSKYARYHTLDLPRISSVEFPLAISTKKHSIVRAIEMCGGIEDVKQALDNSTEPSVTDKGLELFLNNGLSPVDPWDDATSSARKPFFNEHPIIGKRVPFRDDSIVLKITMPEGTLEKNGNDVAKALRSLDSKDVCATPVAVVNNTIKFREMSDFQVILDNVPAAREFQKSFGSLDWQNIKKFIDSVPDNDSRPQDNINNIILDRSVKSPNCDFQLPPPPRFSMVGYPLQYKYKGNPFAVKKENGDHEVKGSYLKNYQLFVHDMSPELKVPVEPQDKLLEIYNQAKQSGVYPGTKKESKFFEALEECLAILRSLFEKRPIWVKRHLDGLIPKNVYHTLKIALALLSYRFTMGPWRNTYIKFGVDPRSSSEYAKYQTEYFKIERKLLESATVRKNIPKPPPLVFESDTKDGIDSRFRFDGTRIPWYLMLQIDLLLDEPNIAEVYEKVEYLDKPNEVTGWFTALDLAKIRRIVKYELGCMVQGRYEFNKYKLKYFKSMLFFKESMMNNNGENTDVDGDTNMDRDKNPDDITQDDDEENNGVEAGEDEETLQEKEDAESDNMKVSVMKDISDDEQDEPEDDFDVNNATFQDIIGKIRRLDPELADKYSRDLSGLVNIAKLYD, encoded by the coding sequence CGCCAGGTACCATACTCTGGACCTGCCGCGCATATCTAGTGTAGAGTTCCCGCTGGCGATCTCAACGAAGAAGCACAGCATTGTCAGGGCAATTGAGATGTGCGGAGGGATAGAGGACGTGAAACAAGCGCTGGATAACTCTACAGAGCCATCAGTGACGGACAAAGGCCTAGAGCTTTTCTTGAATAATGGGTTATCTCCGGTGGATCCCTGGGACGACGCCACCTCTAGTGCACGCAAACCTTTTTTCAATGAACACCCGATAATTGGCAAGCGTGTGCCCTTCAGAGATGACTCTATAGTGCTGAAGATTACCATGCCTGAAGGTACTTTGGAGAAGAATGGAAACGATGTTGCAAAGGCATTGAGATCACTGGATAGTAAAGATGTGTGTGCCACGCCTGTGGCAGTGGTAAATAATACCATTAAATTCAGAGAAATGTCTGATTTCCAAGTCATACTGGATAACGTACCGGCCGCGAGAGAGTTTCAAAAGAGTTTTGGTTCCTTGGATTGGCAAAATATCAAGAAGTTCATAGATTCCGTACCAGATAATGATAGCAGACCACAGGATAACATTAATAACATCATATTGGACAGATCGGTTAAGTCACCTAACTGCGATTTTCAAttaccaccaccacctaGGTTCTCTATGGTAGGTTACCCTTTacaatacaaatacaaaggTAATCCCTTTGCAgtcaagaaagaaaacgGTGACCATGAGGTGAAGGGCTcctatttgaaaaactaCCAGTTGTTTGTACATGATATGAGCCCCGAACTGAAAGTACCAGTGGAACCTCAGGATAAATTACTAGAGATCTACAACCAGGCTAAACAGTCAGGTGTATATCCAGGTACTAAGAAAGAATCGAAATTCTTTGAAGCTCTAGAAGAATGCCTTGCCATTCTAAGGTCgctatttgaaaaaagacCAATTTGGGTTAAAAGACATCTAGATGGTCTGATTCCAAAAAATGTTTATCATACATTAAAGATTGCGCTAGCTCTGCTATCTTACAGATTTACAATGGGTCCCTGGAGGAATacatatatcaaatttggAGTTGATCCCAGATCATCTAGCGAGTATGCGAAGTATCAAACGGAATACTTCAAGATAGAAAGGAAATTACTAGAATCAGCAACTGTCAGAAAGAATATACCCAAGCCTCCTCCATTGGTATTTGAATCTGATACAAAAGATGGTATTGATAGCAGGTTCAGATTTGATGGTACTAGGATACCGTGGTACCTGATGCTTCAGATCGACTTACTTCTAGATGAACCAAATATAGCCGAAGTTTACGAAAAGGTAGAATACTTAGACAAACCTAATGAAGTCACTGGCTGGTTTACGGCACTAGATCTCGCAAAAATCAGGAGGATTGTTAAGTATGAATTGGGCTGTATGGTTCAAGGAAGATATgaattcaataaatataaactGAAGTATTTCAAGAGCATGCTGTTCTTCAAAGAATCTATGATGAACAATAACGGTGAGAACACTGATGTGGATGGAGATACCAATATGGATAGAGACAAAAACCCTGATGATATCACGCAggatgacgatgaagaaaacaatggTGTTGAAGCtggtgaagatgaagaaacatTACAAGAGAAGGAAGATGCTGAATCAGATAATATGAAAGTTAGCGTAATGAAAGATATTTCTGATGATGAACAAGATGAGCCTGAAGATGATTTCGATGTAAATAATGCTACTTTCCAGGACATTATTGGAAAGATACGGCGTCTTGATCCAGAACTTGCCGACAAATACTCAAGAGATCTTAGTGGCCTTGTCAATATTGCAAAATTATATGACTAG
- the PTC4 gene encoding type 2C protein phosphatase PTC4 (CAGL0J09834g~Ortholog(s) have protein serine/threonine phosphatase activity, role in protein dephosphorylation and mitochondrion localization), whose product MGQLLSHPLTEKTIEYNDYKTKSSAAGSVPRFYNCVGSMQGYRLSQEDAHKVQNEDTILRVRFFNPFTGKHEKMMISMFAVFDGHGGDSCSKFLSGTSNPHLRAGLAKWVVYSFENHRYGAKKNISSVDNGGANNYTNTPNNSINGSNADNSTSYTRHFRTMEGLISQIIKDAYIKQDQELHQHFANSACGSTAVVALIINGTMLYVANCGDSRCILSSKARGIKTMSYDHKPQNIGELIRINDNGGTVSLGRVGGVLALSRAFSDFQFKRGVVYKNTNPMRISANGNHNSPTPPQEAQVSVEPDVLMHKLDFNKDEFLVLACDGIWDIYNNTRLIQFIKYHLMQGMKLDGIMTKLLDHGIAQANSSTGVGFDNMTAIVVVLNRPDESLHDWMNKMKLRLEREKGII is encoded by the coding sequence ATGGGTCAATTACTATCTCACCCTTTGACTGAAAAGACCATAGAGTATAATGACTACAAGACGAAATCTTCGGCCGCTGGTTCGGTGCCTAGATTTTATAACTGTGTGGGATCCATGCAAGGCTATCGATTGAGTCAGGAAGATGCACATAAAGTACAAAATGAGGACACTATCCTCAGAGTAAGATTTTTCAATCCATTCACTGGTAAACATGaaaagatgatgatttcAATGTTTGCAGTGTTTGATGGCCACGGAGGTGACAGTTGCTCGAAGTTTCTCAGTGGGACTTCTAACCCACACTTGAGAGCTGGTTTAGCTAAGTGGGTTGTATACTCTTTTGAAAACCATAGATATGGGgctaagaaaaatatatcttCCGTTGACAATGGAGGTGCTAATAACTACACCAATACACCAAATAATTCAATAAATGGTAGCAATGCCGATAACTCAACGTCTTACACAAGGCATTTTAGGACTATGGAAGGTCTAATATCACAGATAATTAAAGATGCCTATATAAAACAGGATCAAGAACTTCATCAACATTTTGCCAATAGCGCATGTGGGTCAACCGCGGTGGTGGCATTGATTATAAATGGTACAATGTTATATGTTGCCAATTGCGGCGATTCAAGGTGTATCTTATCTTCAAAGGCGAGGGGTATTAAAACAATGTCTTACGATCACAAACCACAAAATATTGGTGAATTAATTAGAATTAATGATAATGGCGGTACTGTGTCTTTGGGAAGAGTGGGAGGAGTATTGGCTTTAAGTAGAGCCTTTAGTGATTTCCAGTTTAAAAGAGGTGTCGTATACAAAAATACTAACCCGATGAGAATTTCCGCTAATGGAAATCACAACTCCCCAACACCACCTCAAGAAGCTCAGGTTTCAGTTGAACCAGACGTCTTGATGCATAAGTTAGACTTCAATAAAGATGAATTCCTTGTGCTGGCATGTGATGGGATATGggatatatataataatacgAGGTTAATACAGTTCATCAAATATCATTTAATGCAGGGTATGAAGCTAGATGGTATTATGACGAAATTATTAGATCATGGAATTGCACAAGCAAATAGCAGCACAGGTGTCGGATTCGATAATATGACTGCTATTGTAGTTGTGTTAAATAGACCAGATGAGTCACTACATGACTGGATGAATAAAATGAAACTCAGACTAGAACGAGAGAAAGGCataatttaa
- the TRM8 gene encoding tRNA (guanine46-N7)-methyltransferase (CAGL0J09746g~Ortholog(s) have tRNA (guanine-N7-)-methyltransferase activity, role in tRNA methylation and nucleolus, tRNA methyltransferase complex localization), whose translation MKAKPLSNDPGSKRYAYRVNKEENRKELKHVKIDESSLVEGHQVDLPKKRFYRQRAHSNPFSDHQLEYPGSPEEMDWTKLYPHYVDPESGKMTKKVTIADIGCGFGGLLVDLSPEFPDDLILGMEIRVQVTNYVEDRIIALRTNHVKEQGYQNINVLRGNAMKFLPNFFQKGQLSKMFFCFPDPHFKQRKHKARIITNTLLSEYAYVLREGGIVYTITDVKDLHDWMVKHLTEHPLFERLPEEWEEEDSCVRIMRHATEEGKKVERKKGDKFVACFRRLPTPEII comes from the coding sequence ATGAAGGCCAAGCCATTAAGTAACGACCCAGGATCAAAGCGTTATGCTTATAGAGTtaacaaagaagagaacagaaaagaattgaaacaTGTTAAGATTGATGAATCGTCATTAGTAGAGGGTCATCAGGTTGATCTTCCTAAGAAAAGATTTTATAGACAAAGAGCTCACTCCAATCCTTTTTCGGATCACCAGCTAGAATATCCAGGTTCACCAGAAGAGATGGACTGGACTAAACTCTACCCTCATTACGTCGATCCAGAGTCCGGTAAAATGACAAAGAAGGTTACTATCGCTGATATCGGATGCGGTTTTGGTGGTTTGTTGGTAGATCTCTCCCCAGAATTCCCAGATGATCTGATACTGGGTATGGAGATTCGTGTTCAGGTCACTAACTATGTCGAAGACAGAATTATAGCGTTGAGAACCAACCATGTCAAGGAACAAGGctaccaaaatattaatgtGCTAAGAGGCAATGCTATGAAATTCTTACCAAACTTTTTCCAAAAGGGACAATTATCGAAGATGTTCTTCTGTTTCCCAGATCCACATTTcaaacaaagaaagcaTAAAGCCCGTATCATTACTAACACTTTATTGAGTGAGTACGCTTATGTGTTAAGAGAAGGTGGTATTGTATACACTATCACTGATGTGAAGGACTTGCACGACTGGATGGTGAAGCACTTGACCGAACATCCATTGTTCGAAAGACTGCCTGAAGAAtgggaagaagaagatagcTGTGTCAGGATTATGAGACATGCAACAGAAGAAGGTAAAAaagttgaaagaaaaaagggTGATAAATTCGTTGCATGCTTCAGAAGGTTACCAACTCCtgaaataatataa
- the GGC1 gene encoding Ggc1p (CAGL0J09790g~Ortholog(s) have guanine nucleotide transmembrane transporter activity and role in cellular iron ion homeostasis, guanine nucleotide transport, mitochondrial genome maintenance, transmembrane transport) produces the protein MAHNDRKQSGVARLLGSASAGILEIGVFHPVDTISKRLMSNHTKITSGAQLNSVIFRDHAAEAFGKRVFTLFPGLGYAAVYKILQRVYKYGGQPFANEFLNKHFKKDFDSAFGDKTGKALRSATAGSLIGIGEIVLLPLDVLKIKRQTNPEAFKGRGFLKILKDEGIFNLYRGWGWTAARNAPGSFALFGGNAFAKEYILGLQDYSQATWSQNFISSIVGASASLIVSAPLDVIKTRIQNRNFDNPESGFKIVKNTLKNEGFTAFFKGLTPKLLTTGPKLVFSFALAQSLIPMFDNMLKK, from the coding sequence ATGGCTCATAACGACAGGAAGCAGAGTGGTGTTGCGAGGTTGCTGGGCAGTGCATCTGCGGGTATACTGGAGATAGGTGTGTTCCACCCGGTGGACACCATCTCGAAGAGACTGATGTCGAACCACACAAAGATCACCAGCGGTGCGCAATTGAACTCCGTCATATTCCGTGACCACGCCGCTGAGGCGTTCGGCAAGAGGGTCTTCACTTTGTTCCCAGGTTTGGGCTACGCTGCCGTGTACAAGATCTTGCAAAGAGTGTACAAGTACGGTGGTCAGCCGTTCGCCAACGAGTTCTTGAACAAGCACTTCAAGAAGGACTTCGACAGCGCATTCGGTGACAAGACCGGTAAAGCCCTGAGATCTGCCACAGCCGGGTCTCTGATCGGTATCGGTGAGATCGTGCTGTTGCCATTGGACGTGCTGAAGATTAAGAGACAAACCAACCCTGAAGCATTCAAAGGAAGAGGGTTCCTTAAGATCCTGAAGGATGAGGGTATCTTCAACCTGTACAGAGGGTGGGGCTGGACCGCCGCTAGAAACGCGCCAGGTTCCTTCGCTCTTTTCGGTGGTAACGCCTTCGCCAAGGAGTACATCCTGGGCTTGCAGGACTACTCCCAGGCCACCTGGTCTCAGAACTTCATTAGTTCCATAGTGGGTGCCTCCGCATCTCTAATTGTCTCAGCACCATTAGATGTCATCAAGACCAGAATCCAAAACAGAAACTTCGACAACCCAGAGAGTGGTTTCAAGATCGTCAAGAATACTTTGAAGAACGAAGGTTTCACCGCTTTCTTCAAGGGTTTGACCCCAAAACTGTTGACCACTGGCCCTAAGTTGGTCTTCTCCTTCGCACTTGCACAATCATTGATTCCAATGTTCGATAACATGTTGAAAAAATGA
- the TPS1 gene encoding alpha,alpha-trehalose-phosphate synthase (UDP-forming) TPS1 (CAGL0J09812g~Ortholog(s) have alpha,alpha-trehalose-phosphate synthase (UDP-forming) activity), translated as MTQIDKKEVSGNIIVVSNRLPVTISKDDTGKYQYKMSSGGLVTALQGLKKTATFKWYGWPGLEIPDDEKEQVKQDLLEQFNAVPVFLSDEVADLHYNGFSNSILWPLFHYHPGEINFDENAWLAYNEANRAFAEVIFETMQDDDLIWVHDYHLMLLPQMLQEEITKRKLRNVKLGWFLHTPFPSSEIYRILPVRQEILRGVLSCDLLGFHTYDYARHFLSSVQRVLNVNTLPNGVEYQGRFVNVGAFPIGIDVSTFQDGLLKQQVKDRISQLKETFKGQKIIIGVDRLDYIKGVPQKLHAMEVFLSEHPEWRGKVVLVQVAVPSRGDVEEYQYLRSVVNELVGRINGQFGTAEFVPIHFMHKSVPFEELISLYAVSDVCLVSSTRDGMNLVSYEYIACQEETKGSLILSEFAGAAQSLNGAIIVNPWNIDEMSDAINEALTLPEVKREVNWEKLFKYISKYTSAFWGENFVHELYNTSSSSGSIKSSEEKH; from the coding sequence ATGACACAGATTGATAAGAAAGAAGTATCAGGAAacattattgttgtttcCAACAGATTGCCAGTGACCATCTCGAAGGATGACACTGGGAAGTACCAGTACAAGATGTCCTCTGGAGGGCTGGTTACTGCTTTACAAGGTCTGAAGAAGACCGCTACGTTCAAGTGGTATGGGTGGCCCGGTCTAGAGATCCCTGACGATGAGAAAGAGCAAGTCAAGCAGGACTTGCTCGAGCAATTCAACGCTGTGCCTGTGTTTTTGAGCGACGAGGTCGCTGACTTGCACTACAACGGGTTCAGTAACTCTATCCTGTGGCCTCTGTTCCACTACCACCCGGGTGAGATCAATTTCGATGAGAACGCCTGGCTGGCTTACAACGAGGCCAACAGGGCCTTCGCCGAGGTCATCTTCGAGACCATGCAGGACGACGACTTGATATGGGTCCACGACTACCACTTGATGCTGCTGCCCCAGATGCTGCAGGAGGAGATCACCAAGCGTAAGCTGAGGAACGTCAAGCTGGGCTGGTTCCTGCACACGCCGTTCCCTTCCTCCGAGATCTACAGAATCCTGCCTGTCAGACAGGAGATCCTGAGAGGTGTGCTGAGCTGCGACCTCCTCGGCTTCCACACTTACGACTACGCGCGCCACTTCCTGTCCTCCGTCCAGAGAGTCCTGAACGTCAACACTCTGCCCAACGGTGTCGAGTACCAAGGCAGGTTCGTCAACGTCGGTGCCTTCCCTATCGGTATCGACGTCTCCACCTTCCAGGACGGCCTCTTGAAACAACAGGTCAAGGACAGAATAAGCCAGTTGAAGGAGACGTTCAAGGGACAGAAAATCATCATCGGTGTCGACAGACTGGACTACATCAAGGGTGTCCCACAGAAACTGCACGCCATGGAGGTCTTCCTAAGCGAACACCCAGAGTGGAGAGGCAAAGTCGTCCTGGTGCAGGTAGCTGTCCCAAGCAGAGGCGACGTCGAGGAGTACCAGTACTTGAGATCAGTCGTCAACGAGCTGGTCGGAAGAATCAACGGCCAATTCGGTACCGCAGAGTTCGTCCCAATCCACTTCATGCACAAGAGTGTTCCTTTCGAAGAATTGATCTCCCTGTACGCAGTCAGCGACGTCTGTTTGGTCTCTTCCACAAGAGACGGTATGAACTTGGTCTCTTACGAATACATTGCCTgccaagaagaaacaaaggGCTCCCTGATCCTGAGTGAATTCGCTGGTGCAGCCCAATCCTTGAACGGTGCCATCATCGTCAACCCATGGAACATCGACGAAATGTCCGACGCCATCAACGAAGCCTTAACCTTGCCAGAAGTCAAGAGAGAAGTCAACTGGGAAAAATTGTTTAAGTACATCTCAAAGTACACTTCCGCCTTCTGGGGTGAGAACTTTGTCCACGAACTGTACAACACTTCTTCAAGCAGCGGTAGCATAAAATCCTCCGAGGAAAAGCACTGA
- the MRPL11 gene encoding mitochondrial 54S ribosomal protein uL10m (CAGL0J09724g~Ortholog(s) have structural constituent of ribosome activity and mitochondrial large ribosomal subunit localization) — MNSVGLVWQCVRRYSRVAVESGLKRQTWKPIDSRKTFLLDSYRYMMDNNSMVLFAHYNNLTKNEDHHFREQIKQAGGKLTRIRNNIFKVCLRTLDREDPAVYIKNKKELPHHPLIPLLKGPTAVISFQDTDPQGVAKVFKLLKNAQDKLLVMGAKVDKEVYDFAKLDQFKTLPTKEVLQGQLAGLLQMLGGAGLVQVLEANKQHLYLTLKSHEDNIKE; from the coding sequence ATGAACAGCGTTGGTTTAGTGTGGCAGTGTGTGAGGAGGTACTCCCGTGTTGCGGTGGAGTCTGGACTGAAGAGGCAGACGTGGAAGCCCATAGACTCTCGGAAGACGTTCCTGTTGGACTCTTACCGGTACATGATGGACAACAACAGCATGGTTCTTTTTGCGCATTACAACAACTTGACGAAGAATGAGGACCACCACTTCAGGGAGCAGATCAAGCAGGCCGGTGGGAAGCTGACGAGGATAAGgaacaatatattcaaagtGTGTTTGAGGACGCTCGACCGCGAGGACCCCGCCGTGTAcatcaagaacaagaaggaGTTGCCTCACCACCCGCTGATCCCACTGTTGAAGGGCCCCACAGCGGTCATCTCCTTCCAAGATACTGACCCTCAGGGAGTCGCTAAAGTGTTCAAGCTACTGAAAAACGCACAAGACAAGTTACTTGTGATGGGTGCAAAGGTCGACAAAGAGGTCTACGACTTCGCTAAGCTGGATCAGTTCAAGACATTGCCAACAAAAGAAGTCTTACAAGGACAATTGGCAGGGCTTTTGCAGATGCTTGGTGGTGCAGGTCTTGTGCAAGTGCTGGAGGCTAACAAGCAGCATCTGTATCTAACCTTGAAATCCCACGAAGATAACATAAAAGAATGA
- the MRPL36 gene encoding mitochondrial 54S ribosomal protein bL31m (CAGL0J09856g~Ortholog(s) have structural constituent of ribosome activity, role in mitochondrial translation and mitochondrial large ribosomal subunit localization) produces the protein MLRNLIWKRLASTGGHPNATKISLPRRPLKKIRPGKARPAIYHQFNVKVELSDGSVISRRSQFPKDEFRLISDQRNNPLWNPSRDDLVVIDVNSGGSKDKFKQKYSSIFSVDDAVDTKAEEKEVKSSKETKTEDKKEVKKDVEEDAFGVDDYLSLLDDSSKQIKTGKLAQKKKKDKK, from the coding sequence ATGCTGAGAAATTTAATATGGAAGAGGCTAGCCTCAACAGGTGGTCATCCAAATGCTACAAAAATCTCTCTTCCAAGGAGACCATTGAAAAAGATACGTCCCGGAAAAGCTAGACCTGCTATATACCATCAGTTCAATGTCAAGGTTGAGTTAAGTGATGGCTCTGTCATTTCGAGAAGATCCCAGTTCCCAAAGGACGAATTTCGTCTAATTTCTGATCAAAGGAATAACCCACTCTGGAACCCAAGTAGAGATGATTTGGTGGTGATAGATGTAAATTCTGGTGGTAGTAAAGATAAATTCAAACAAAAGTACAGTTCCATATTTTCAGTGGACGATGCTGTCGATACAAAAGCAGAAGAGAAGGAAGTCAAATCTagcaaagaaacaaaaactgAGGACAAAAAGGAAGTCAAGAAAGATGTCGAAGAAGATGCCTTTGGTGTTGATGATTATTTGTCGTTACTTGATGATAGTTCTAAGCAGATAAAGACTGGTAAGCTAGcccaaaagaaaaagaaagataaaaaatga
- the MGT1 gene encoding methylated-DNA--protein-cysteine methyltransferase (CAGL0J09768g~Ortholog(s) have methylated-DNA-[protein]-cysteine S-methyltransferase activity and role in DNA dealkylation involved in DNA repair), giving the protein MEDLLYSFVVTDITSALVFVRRQTDALVYASLGLNKKQLLKGARTAFNQLSKKSAIHYNFKQIEVESEQEHVEKFQDTVNKFTKLLEGHIVKDLHYEYMFGTSLQHRIWDELVKIPHGKVTTYKEIADKLKIKNGSRAIGSGIGSNNIAIVIPCHRVVCSNGTLSGYKWSTSLKRKLLEREHVYASNKKDALNKDTKISLMKYKYSA; this is encoded by the coding sequence ATGGAGGACCTACTGTACAGTTTTGTTGTAACGGATATCACATCGGCGCTGGTGTTTGTAAGGCGACAGACGGATGCGTTAGTGTATGCCTCGCTTGGATTGAACAAGAAACAGCTTCTGAAAGGTGCAAGAACTGCCTTCAATCAGTTGTCCAAGAAGTCCGCCATACACTACAACTTCAAGCAGATCGAAGTAGAGTCAGAGCAAGAGCATGTCGAGAAGTTTCAGGATACTGTGAACAAATTCACTAAATTGCTGGAAGGCCATATTGTCAAGGACTTGCATTACGAGTATATGTTTGGTACTTCTCTGCAACATCGCATATGGGATGAGCTAGTCAAGATTCCACATGGTAAAGTAACAACTTATAAGGAAATAGCGGATAAACTAAAGATCAAGAACGGTAGCCGAGCTATTGGGAGCGGTATAGGGTCTAATAATATAGCGATTGTGATCCCATGCCATAGAGTTGTTTGCAGCAATGGAACATTATCTGGCTACAAGTGGTCTACATCGCTTAAGAGGAAACTTCTGGAAAGAGAACATGTATATGCTTCCAATAAGAAAGATGCTCTAAATAAAGACACCAAGATATCTTTAATGAAGTACAAATACAGTGCTTAA